From one Leishmania major strain Friedlin complete genome, chromosome 33 genomic stretch:
- a CDS encoding putative ABC transporter, translated as MALLSSKAARKWGRRCLYATGILGVGYVGADYVTDNSLTRSLRTLLAFGIIVYTYKLTTPTTPEELSSMHSRVARIILDTCLKNEGLYIKIGQGLNSMSHVLPREYTEVLKVLLDRAPPVPIAEIRKIIRAETGKEIEELFVRFDETPVASASIAQVHQAWLPPPADGASAEPQRVAVKVRKPCISTQSVWDLCIYSTIMTLLKLLFDLPTDWSRKTVCDALVREMDFTLEASNAKRFRRAFRDNPRLYIPRVHDAYTSKQLLVLEWIEGTKLNDVESIRAQYNEKRVLTTLFDAVGDMVFKHGFVHADPHAANVLVRPLPKANPAPETAGTDMAAATTTTTTTAARDSSDYQVVLIDFGLVTPERVRFRYQYALLFVSLFTHDKESLRRVVHDWGINDAEMFASIQAQKPFEAIQAGSYDEVTRDEVIAMQTKAHERVKEILRDTRRIPKELIMVGRSLDILRSVNRLYGSPVNRMNMFVQSAVECLGPLRNYDAVDAYLKRMQKIMEARGCLTTVAMDCYQEYESVYDASADTVREEQEAAAAQIAAEDAQRGLHHPLQGPASEVYAWLDAVYRALLLHSLLFLLNAVHVITYTYNSLIATFLSAAAQKKLRIASLEDRRDPLLGQQWSIEGKEMAEAVLAAG; from the coding sequence ATGGCGCTTCTCTCCTCGAAGGCCGCCCGCAAGTGGGGACGGCGCTGCCTTTACGCGACCGGAATACTGGGCGTCGGATACGTCGGGGCCGACTACGTCACAGACAACTCCCTgacgcgctcgctgcgcacgctgctcgcCTTTGGCATCATCGTGTACACGTACAAGCTCACTACCCCTACGACACCCGAGGAACTGTCTTCCATGCACAGCCGTGTGGCACGCATCATCCTCGACACATGCCTAAAAAATGAGGGGTTGTACATCAAGATTGGACAAGGCCTGAACTCCATGAGCCACGTGCTCCCGCGCGAGTACACGGAAGTGCTCAAAGTACTGCTGGACCGGGCGCCGCCTGTTCCGATTGCAGAGATTCGAAAGATCATCCGCGCCGAAACCGGCAAGGAAATCGAGGAGCTGTTTGTTCGCTTCGACGAGACGCCGGTGGCCTCGGCGTCGATTGCGCAGGTGCACCAAGCATGGCTTCCGCCTCCGGCGGACGGCGCATCGGCGGAGCCGCAGAGAGTAGCCGTGAAGGTGCGCAAGCCGTGCATCTCCACCCAGTCCGTGTGGGACCTGTGCATATATAGCACCATCATGACACTGCTGAAGCTTCTCTTTGACCTGCCGACGGACTGGTCCAGGAAGACCGTGTGCgacgcgctggtgcgcgagaTGGACTTCACGTTGGAGGCGTCCAACGCGAAGCGCTTCCGACGCGCTTTCCGCGACAACCCGCGCTTGTACATCCCGCGTGTTCACGACGCGTACACCTCAAAGCAGCTGCTCGTTCTGGAATGGATCGAGGGGACCAAACTGAACGACGTGGAGTCTATACGAGCGCAGTACAATGAGAAGCGTGTGTTGACCACCTTGTTCGACGCCGTTGGTGACATGGTCTTTAAGCACGGCTTCGTCCACGCCGACCCGCACGCCGCCAACGTCCTTGTGCGGCCCTTGCCGAAAGCCAATCCAGCGCCCGAAACAGCGGGCACCGACAtggctgctgccaccaccactaccaccaccacggcagcgcgcgatTCGAGTGACTACCAAGTCGTCCTCATCGACTTTGGCCTCGTCACACCGGAGCGGGTGCGCTTTCGATATCAATACGCCCTACTCTTTGTGAGCCTCTTTACCCATGACAAGGAATCGCTGCGGCGGGTGGTGCACGACTGGGGCATCAACGACGCCGAGATGTTTGCCTCTATACAGGCGCAGAAGCCCTTCGAAGCGATCCAGGCAGGCAGCTACGACGAAGTCACACGCGATGAGGTGATCGCCATGCAGACGAAGGCGCATGAGCGGGTAAAGGAGATCTTACGCGACACACGGCGCATACCGAAGGAGCTCATCATGGTGGGCCGCAGCCTCGACATCCTGCGCAGCGTCAACCGGCTTTACGGGTCACCCGTAAACCGCATGAACATGTTTGTGCAAAGTGCCGTGGAGTGTCTGGGTCCACTGCGCAACTATGACGCGGTCGACGCGTATTTGAAGCGCATGCAGAAGATTATGGAGGCGCGGGGTTGCTTGACAACGGTCGCCATGGACTGCTACCAGGAGTACGAAAGCGTGTACGACGCCTCTGCAGACACCGTGCGAGAGGAGCAagaagccgcagcagcgcagatTGCCGCCGAGGACGCACAGCGTGGGCTCCACCATCCCTTGCAAGGGCCAGCATCGGAGGTGTACGCGTGGCTCGACGCCGTGTATCgcgccctgctgctgcacagtCTTTTGTTCCTGCTCAACGCGGTTCACGTGATCACTTACACTTACAACTCACTGATTGCGACGTTTCTgtcagccgcagcgcagaagAAGCTCCGTATCGCAAGCCTGGAAGACCGACGTGATCCTCTATTGGGGCAACAGTGGAGTATCGAGGGGAAAGAGATGGCGGAAGCCGTCCTCGCGGCTGGCTAA
- a CDS encoding putative expression-site associated gene (ESAG3), which produces MVKPTSFHTLIRRHGPLTGSSHGKRHSGKHGAWFPHAQCPFRPLLHGLTHNRGLVPLAIALTVVLLVASTELLWPRRYARLRDGRNLSIPYRSKAAAYRQSAVFVAPLPRGSENVVPGTDGETVPVAVHSRSRRQTALEAEIEAYLESHGIHRERRTRVRFHTFSNFVDWRLCTTLGSAALAGFSVPVTGFNDTYSHIRRFERYLDFVEREGLHDEDIVVTLDSDVFWTGVDFLPFLEKFARFSPEKESDLDVAAVRAWEDYGEKKAPLYMQHLQAEMRNGSAHGKRPLLQMPPVVYNADDLCWWGQHSEGFVQCPLAFATLDHMIEVARNHVSSMDLSKVGSQVLVCGDKLRAQLKNLFTGKQRWMVDDLLRHPNAASPYITQAKRSCDDPLFYNTTIVHKSNPTVLLNGGMHVSRVWALRWVAKAVATYMRTETPVPEAEDHRTSQWWCDQALLGQMYVRARLYEIEHNLLAGPPLSMRTPPVAYDDRYGPPGLVGLDRRSQMVVLAPTIERNPNLFHHGGYLERQFPGSNRWWIWNKTELLLGENEPQGVSLGNLQTTRGGVLVTPPLLWRSATAEDRSRGFQNEAEEDPDVVRVPFIHYAAPSKHKRFTAQRNYYAWMVAARHDRRARESVTSALGKELVELWFNEERVFVNFTRMCEDPTVLSPP; this is translated from the coding sequence ATGGTGAAACCGACATCGTTCCATACGCTGATACGACGACACGGCCCCTTAACTGGGTCGTCCCACGGCAAACGTCACTCAGGGAAGCACGGCGCATGGTTTCCACACGCGCAATGCCCGTTCAGGCCGTTGTTGCACGGGCTTACACATAATAGGGGCTTAGTGCCACTCGCCATCGCGCTTACCGTGGTGCTCCTAGTCGCGTCAACCGAGCTGCTATGGCCGCGTCGCTACGCGCGGCTGCGGGATGGCCGTAACCTTTCCATCCCGTACCGCTCCAAAGCCGCAGCGTATCGACAAAGCGCGGTGTTCGTGGCGCCACTTCCGCGTGGCAGCGAGAACGTCGTCCCTGGCACCGACGGAGAAACCGTTCCCGTCGCTGTGCATAGCCGCTCACGCCGCCAAAcagcgctggaggcggagatcGAGGCGTACCTGGAGAGCCACGGCATCCATCGTGAGCGCCGCACACGTGTCCGGTTTCACACTTTCTCCAACTTTGTGGACTGGAGGCTGTGCACCACACTAGgctctgcagcgctggcgggcTTCAGCGTTCCGGTAACCGGCTTCAATGACACCTACTCGCACATTCGGCGCTTCGAACGGTATCTGGACTTTGTCGAGCGCGAGGGGCTGCACGACGAAGACATCGTCGTCACATTGGACAGTGACGTTTTCTGGACGGGCGTCGACTTTCTCCCCTTCCTCGAAAAGTTCGCGCGCTTTTCACCAGAGAAGGAAAGCGACCTCGACGTCGCAGCCGTCCGGGCATGGGAAGACTATggggagaagaaggcgcCCCTGTACATGCAGCACTTGCAGGCGGAGATGCGCAACGGCTCGGCACACGGGAAGCGTCCTTTGCTGCAGATGCCGCCTGTGGTGTACAACGCCGACGACCTGTGCTGGTGGGGTCAGCACTCTGAAGGTTTTGTGCAGTGCCCGCTGGCCTTTGCGACGCTGGACCACATGATCGAGGTGGCGCGCAACCACGTTTCGAGCATGGACTTGAGCAAGGTAGGGTCCCAGGTGCTCGTGTGCGGCGATAAACTGCGGGCGCAACTCAAGAATCTCTTTACAGGCAAGCAACGGTGGATGGTGGACGACTTGCTACGACACCCGaacgcggcgtcgccgtacATAACGCAAGCGAAGCGGTCTTGCGACGATCCGCTCTTCTACAACACCACCATTGTGCACAAGTCCAACCCAACCGTGCTGCTGAACGGCGGCATGCACGTGTCACGCGTGTGGGCGCTGCGCTGGGTGGCAAAGGCGGTTGCGACGTACATGAGGACAGAGACGCCGGTCCCGGAGGCGGAGGACCACCGCACGTCTCAGTGGTGGTGTGACCAAGCGCTTTTAGGGCAAATGTACGTGCGGGCGCGCCTGTACGAGATCGAGCACAACCTGTTGGCAGGCCCTCCGCTTTCTATGAGGACGCCGCCAGTCGCGTACGATGACCGTTACGGCCCGCCAGGCCTTGTTGGTCTGGACCGGCGGTCTCAGATGGTTGTTCTCGCCCCGACCATAGAGCGCAATCCGAACCTGTTCCACCACGGCGGGTACCTGGAGCGGCAGTTCCCCGGTAGCAACCGTTGGTGGATCTGGAACAAGACCGAGTTACTACTGGGCGAGAATGAGCCTCAGGGTGTCTCACTGGGGAACCTGCAGACAACGCGTGGTGGCGTCCTcgtgacgccgccgctgctgtggcgctcGGCGACCGCAGAGGACAGGTCAAGAGGCTTTCAAAAtgaagcggaggaggaccCCGACGTCGTTCGTGTTCCTTTCATACACTACGCCGCGCCTTCCAAGCACAAGCGGTTCACAGCGCAGCGCAACTATTACGCGTGGATGGTGGCTGCGCGGCACGACCGCCGGGCCCGCGAATCCGTGACGAGCGCTCTCGGGAaggagctggtggagctGTGGTTCAACGAGGAGCGTGTTTTCGTCAACTTCACACGCATGTGCGAAGACCCGACTGTCTTGTCTCCGCCGTAG
- a CDS encoding cysteine conjugate beta-lyase,aminotransferase-like protein has translation MSKICAAQRLRGLSTSSIWEEMTPLANKHKAVNLGQGFPSFAPPRLLLEELEKVVQDSEEAPLAHQYCPPRGNAELVAQLCKSYTKLLSQDIQPSNVVVTNGVTQALNAIFQAFINQGDEVVLVEPFYDAYYQDIFITGGVTKYVSLQPSTESAENWKLTREALLEVVSAKTKFILINTPQNVPGKVWNVEELQIIAEVAKQFDAVVISDEVYMYLTYGKPHVSIASLPDMWERTVTLCSAGKTFSCTGWKIGWAVGCAKLTAPIAQIVSYQSFCCSTPFQIAIARAAAKAAENGFYDILRDEYAARVAQVSNMLAASGLCPVKPQGGFFALADITKVDPKHYYDASNKSQAKDWQFCIWLTKKIGVCAIPVTAFCQEESKPLYENYVRFACCRSQSELNAAAERLQKLQDYLL, from the coding sequence ATGTCGAAAATTTGCGCTGCTCAGCGTCTTCGAGGACTCTCGACCAGCTCTATCTGGGAGGAGATGACACCGCTAGCCAATAAGCACAAGGCAGTCAACCTTGGTCAGGGCTTTCCTAGCTTTGCTCCTCCACGGCTCCTTCTGGAAGAGCTGGAGAAAGTTGTCCAAGATAGTGAAGAGGCACCTCTTGCTCACCAGTACTGCCCTCCTCGAGGTAACGCGGAGCTCGTTGCGCAGCTGTGCAAAAGTTACACGAAGCTTCTTTCCCAGGATATTCAGCCCTCCAACGTGGTTGTGACAAATGGCGTGACACAGGCTCTCAACGCCATATTCCAGGCTTTTATCAATCAAGGCGACGAAGTCGTTCTTGTAGAGCCTTTCTACGATGCCTACTACCAGGACATCTTTATCACTGGCGGGGTAACCAAGTATGTCTCTCTCCAGCCCTCCACGGAATCGGCTGAGAACTGGAAGCTGACCCGTGAGGCGCTTCTTGAGGTTGTTAGCGCAAAGACAAAGTTTATTCTCATCAACACGCCTCAGAATGTTCCCGGCAAGGTCTGGAACGTCGAGGAGCTCCAAATAATCGCAGAAGTGGCGAAGCAGTTTGACGCTGTCGTCATCTCAGATGAGGTGTACATGTATCTTACCTACGGCAAGCCCCATGTTTCTATCGCATCATTGCCAGACATGTGGGAGCGCACTGTTACGCTTTGCAGCGCTGGAAAAACTTTCTCGTGCACTGGATGGAAAATTGGCTGGGCTGTGGGCTGCGCTAAGCTGACTGCACCGATTGCACAAATTGTCTCCTACCAGTCATTCTGCTGCTCTACACCGTTCCAGATTGCCATCGCCAGGGCCGCTGCAAAGGCTGCGGAAAACGGTTTCTACGACATCCTGCGCGACGAATACGCAGCACGCGTGGCGCAGGTGTCCAATATGCTCGCAGCCAGCGGCTTATGCCCGGTCAAGCCCCAGGGTGGTTTTTTTGCTCTCGCTGACATCACAAAAGTGGATCCAAAGCACTACTACGATGCCTCAAACAAGTCACAGGCAAAGGACTGGCAATTCTGTATATGGCTTACAAAGAAAATTGGCGTTTGCGCCATTCCTGTGACAGCTTTCTGCCAAGAGGAGAGCAAGCCGCTTTACGAGAATTATGTCCGCTTCGCCTGCTGTAGGTCACAGAGTGAGCTAAATGCTGCAGCTGAGAGGCTCCAAAAGCTGCAGGACTATCTTCTCTGA
- a CDS encoding putative QA-SNARE protein, producing MELKVRDRSAEFAERRATVCTRCDRSESSVPEKPTEQLFTAPLWSRLPSDFEENALALSHQIDQLRSRHLLFLKPKLRSKDEEDELRALIDKQAVDIRAFLKMLEHTIVLGTQLKSTYSEEEARIVKSVQARLTARFKELALQFKSAQELFGAELHRREQKSSKYMKVGSDAAYEAVQQEERTVQFLEMGFTEQDAQSILIEDMQRDQTNKEIKDILDSIQEIHCMFEDLHTLVVDQGTMLDRIDYNVDKALVSASKAQIELERARENQSSCILM from the coding sequence ATGGAACTGAAAGTCAGGGACCGCTCCGCCGAGTTTGCCGAGCGGCGCGCCACCGTGTGCACAAGGTGCGACCGTTCTGAATCTTCCGTACCAGAAAAGCCAACGGAGCAGCTTTTTACGGCTCCGCTTTGGAGCAGGCTCCCATCTGACTTCGAGGAAAATGCACTTGCGCTCTCACATCAAATCGACCAGCTCCGTTCGAGgcacctcctcttcctgAAGCCGAAGCTCCGCAGCAAagacgaggaagacgagcTGCGAGCTTTGATTGATAAGCAGGCAGTCGATATTCGGGCTTTTCTCAAGATGCTGGAGCATACTATTGTTCTCGGCACCCAGCTCAAAAGCACGTACTCTGAAGAAGAAGCACGCATTGTCAAAAGTGTCCAGGCGCGCCTGACAGCTCGCTTCAAGGAGCTTGCTCTACAATTCAAGTCTGCCCAGGAACTATTTGGAGCTGAGCTGCACCGGCGGGAGCAGAAGTCTAGCAAGTACATGAAGGTTGGAAGCGATGCTGCCTATGAAGCGGTTCAGCAAGAGGAACGAACTGTTCAATTTCTCGAAATGGGCTTCACAGAGCAGGACGCACAGTCTATCCTGATCGAGGATATGCAACGAGATCAAACGAACAAAGAGATCAAGGATATCCTTGACAGCATACAAGAGATTCACTGCATGTTCGAGGACCTTCACACCTTGGTAGTCGATCAGGGGACAATGCTGGACAGGATCGATTACAATGTAGACAAAGCATTGGTGAGCGCATCGAAAGCACAGATCGAACTGGAAAGAGCTCGCGAGAATCAGAGCAGCTGCATTCTTATGTGA
- the MPK11 gene encoding putative mitogen activated protein kinase, with amino-acid sequence MPATKSLAELQAEVRRLDDRYLLERIIGAGSYGVVIRARDTKSDNRLVAMKRVNKEIFEEVILAKRILREIKLLAHFNDDNIIGLRNILTPKDPENFDHFYIVMDIMETDLKQVLRSGQELTEAHIQFFIYQALRALHIIHSAGVIHRDITPANILVNTNCDLKICDFGLAKEENDQGEYMTDYVTMRWYRAPELVMEDKDYSVQIDVWGIGCILGELLGSRPLFQGKDRVNQLDKIVDVIGTPSEEDINSVGSSAAQKYLKKKSHRPQADWRQRYPKASPEALDLLRHMLVFNPKRRITVLQAMRHPFLEQLHDDADDNLSYTLFRFDENEQKTIMDVKRAIYKESVKFHNEHPSSMRATTMYSAFNTPSVAAPSVATEGEGRSAQQTIEKNIPEDVAEGNFDREQV; translated from the coding sequence ATGCCGGCCACCAAGTCACtagcggagctgcaggcggaggtCCGCCGCCTGGATGACCGCTACCTTCTGGAGCGCATCATCGGCGCCGGATCCTATGGCGTTGTGATTCGCGCGCGTGACACCAAGAGCGACAATCGCCTTGTCGCCATGAAGCGCGTGAACAAGGAAATCTTTGAAGAAGTTATTCTAGCGAAGCGCATTCTGCGCGAGATcaagctgctggcgcacttTAATGACGACAACATCATTGGCCTGCGCAACATCCTCACCCCGAAGGACCCGGAGAACTTTGACCACTTCTACATCGTAATGGATATTATGGAAACCGACCTAAAacaggtgctgcgcagcgggcaGGAGCTGACGGAGGCGCACATTCAGTTCTTCATCTACCAGGCactgcgtgcgctgcacatTATTCACAGCGCCGGCGTCATCCACCGTGATATTACGCCGGCGAACATTCTGGTAAACACGAACTGCGACTTGAAGATTTGCGACTTCGGCCTGGCGAAGGAGGAAAACGACCAGGGCGAGTACATGACGGACTACGTGACGATGCGCTGGTACCGTGCGCCGGAATTGGTGATGGAGGACAAGGACTACTCAGTGCAGATTGATGTGTGGGGCATCGGCTGCATCCTCGGCGAGCTACTCGGCTCTCGGCCGCTCTTCCAGGGGAAAGACCGGGTGAACCAACTGGACAAGATAGTCGATGTGATCGGTACGCCGTCTGAGGAAGACATCAACTCCGTAGGATCGTCTGCTGCGCAGAAGTACCTCAAGAAGAAGAGTCACCGACCGCAAGCTGACTGGCGCCAGCGCTACCCGAAGGCGTCACCGGAGGCGCTcgacctgctgcgccacatGCTGGTCTTCAACCCGAAGCGGCGAAtcacggtgctgcaggcgatgCGTCACCCGTtcctggagcagctgcacgacgaCGCGGATGATAACCTCAGCTACACTCTCTTCCGCTTTGACGAGAACGAGCAGAAGACGATAATGGATGTGAAGCGCGCCATCTACAAGGAGAGTGTCAAGTTTCACAATGAGCATCCATCCTCGATGCGGGCAACGACCATGTACAGCGCCTTCAACACCCCCAGTGTAGCCGCACCGAGCGTGGCTACAGAGGGCGAGGGCCGctcggcgcagcagacgaTTGAGAAGAACATTCCCGAGGACGTGGCAGAGGGCAATTTTGACCGTGAGCAGGTCTGA